Proteins encoded in a region of the Pseudothermotoga elfii DSM 9442 = NBRC 107921 genome:
- a CDS encoding (2Fe-2S) ferredoxin domain-containing protein — protein MSKIKSLEELMKIKEKAIKELQLRDAGKRGKITVAMGTCGIAAGAKDTLKAIVEALDENNINDIAVVQSGCMGLCEVEPTVEVRIEGQEPVVYGHVNSENAKRIVKLHIMSNQVVTDLLVRKGEI, from the coding sequence ATGAGCAAAATAAAATCTCTTGAAGAACTTATGAAGATCAAAGAAAAAGCAATAAAAGAACTTCAGCTCAGAGATGCAGGCAAAAGAGGAAAAATCACAGTGGCAATGGGAACATGTGGAATTGCAGCTGGAGCAAAAGATACTCTGAAAGCGATCGTCGAAGCGCTTGATGAGAATAACATTAATGACATAGCAGTTGTTCAATCTGGATGCATGGGACTTTGTGAAGTAGAACCAACCGTTGAAGTGAGGATTGAGGGTCAGGAGCCAGTTGTTTATGGACATGTCAATTCAGAGAATGCCAAGAGAATCGTCAAGCTTCATATAATGTCAAATCAAGTCGTGACAGATCTTTTGGTTAGAAAAGGGGAAATATAA